In Natronomonas halophila, one DNA window encodes the following:
- the pyrE gene encoding orotate phosphoribosyltransferase produces the protein MADQQLIDALRDADAVKFGEFELSHGGTSEYYVDKYVFETNPDCLERIAEAFAERLDDLGAGDTKLAGVALGAVPLVAATAVETGNPYVIVRKKAKEYGTGNQIEGEFEDGEEVIVIEDIATTGQSAIDAVEALRDAGAVVDRVMVVVDREEGARENLAEHDIELESLVTASELLADADRQ, from the coding sequence ATGGCCGACCAGCAACTCATCGACGCGCTCCGCGACGCGGACGCGGTCAAGTTCGGGGAGTTCGAACTCTCCCACGGCGGCACCTCGGAGTACTACGTCGACAAGTACGTCTTCGAGACGAACCCGGACTGTCTGGAACGCATCGCCGAGGCCTTCGCCGAGCGACTCGACGACCTCGGCGCTGGCGACACCAAACTCGCCGGCGTCGCACTGGGCGCCGTCCCGCTCGTCGCCGCGACGGCCGTCGAGACGGGCAACCCCTACGTCATCGTCCGCAAGAAGGCCAAAGAATACGGCACCGGAAATCAGATCGAGGGCGAATTCGAGGACGGCGAGGAGGTCATCGTCATCGAGGACATCGCCACGACGGGCCAAAGCGCCATCGACGCCGTCGAGGCCCTGCGGGATGCCGGCGCCGTCGTCGACCGCGTGATGGTCGTCGTCGACCGCGAGGAGGGCGCCCGCGAGAACCTCGCGGAACACGACATCGAACTGGAGTCGCTGGTGACCGCCTCCGAGTTGCTGGCCGACGCGGACCGACAGTAA
- a CDS encoding NUDIX hydrolase, whose product MKSLHDPEQLRDRADVSFHEETHVVDREEFDATRENVDSHIVVGVTNDSGEVLLVNDGSHGWTLAAFPLESAEDAAVTARQALENLTGISISLDCPERVRHIEFRSDGDDARQFSMYNVILRASPVDGRPVASEPTLGHTEVQDIGWFAEVPEGTSDELGDDIRLFLE is encoded by the coding sequence GTGAAGTCCCTCCACGACCCTGAGCAGTTACGTGACCGCGCTGATGTCTCATTCCACGAGGAAACACACGTCGTCGACCGAGAGGAGTTCGATGCCACTCGCGAGAACGTAGATAGCCATATCGTGGTCGGTGTCACGAACGATTCGGGGGAGGTCCTGCTGGTGAACGACGGGTCTCATGGATGGACGTTGGCCGCCTTCCCGCTCGAATCAGCCGAGGATGCGGCGGTGACCGCCCGGCAGGCCCTCGAAAATCTGACGGGAATCTCGATTAGTCTCGATTGCCCGGAGCGGGTCCGTCACATCGAGTTTCGGTCGGATGGTGACGACGCGCGGCAGTTCAGCATGTACAACGTAATCCTTCGCGCATCGCCCGTGGACGGGCGTCCAGTCGCCTCGGAGCCAACGCTCGGTCATACGGAGGTTCAGGACATCGGCTGGTTCGCCGAGGTGCCCGAAGGAACGAGTGACGAACTCGGAGATGATATCCGGCTGTTCCTTGAGTAG
- a CDS encoding energy-coupling factor transporter transmembrane component T family protein: MLTYEPGASLAHRLDPRSKLAVQVTFAIAAFVYTTPRGLAVLTVLTLGLLGVARTAPHRVLWEYRFVFPFLLAAPLLDSVTWGAPWFLVENAIAPALAGYRVLLVLLVAAAYVRTTPVRESRAAVQWAVPGKPGQFLGMGVSFVFRFLPVLRADLGRIRDAHRARLGTERSFSERARNIVIAAFNRAFDRADTFALALQARCFSWNPTLPELRFGRWDGPALLLAAALLVVAVVPLVPI; this comes from the coding sequence GTGCTGACCTACGAACCCGGCGCCTCACTGGCCCACCGGCTCGACCCGCGGTCGAAACTGGCGGTACAGGTGACCTTCGCCATCGCCGCGTTCGTCTACACGACGCCGCGAGGGTTGGCGGTGCTGACGGTGCTTACGCTCGGTCTGCTGGGTGTGGCTCGAACCGCACCCCATCGCGTCCTCTGGGAGTATCGGTTCGTCTTCCCGTTCCTGCTGGCGGCCCCGCTGCTTGACAGCGTGACGTGGGGGGCCCCGTGGTTCCTCGTCGAGAACGCCATCGCACCCGCACTTGCCGGCTACCGCGTCCTGCTGGTACTGCTCGTCGCGGCGGCCTACGTCCGGACGACGCCAGTCCGGGAGTCGCGGGCGGCAGTTCAGTGGGCCGTCCCGGGCAAGCCCGGACAGTTCCTCGGGATGGGCGTCTCCTTCGTCTTCCGGTTTCTGCCCGTCCTCCGGGCCGACCTCGGGCGGATTCGTGACGCCCACCGCGCCCGTCTCGGCACGGAACGCTCCTTTTCGGAACGGGCCCGAAACATCGTCATCGCGGCGTTCAATCGCGCGTTCGACCGGGCCGATACGTTCGCGCTCGCGCTACAAGCCCGGTGTTTCTCGTGGAACCCGACGCTTCCGGAACTCCGATTCGGTCGGTGGGATGGACCGGCGTTGCTTCTGGCAGCGGCGCTGCTCGTCGTTGCCGTCGTGCCGCTCGTACCGATATAA
- a CDS encoding biotin transporter BioY, with the protein MSQTSTADVDLVGEEIAVNIAQSAVFAALIGAFAYVAIPYPLSPAPVTLQVLGVFLAGLLLGPTWGAASMVLYLAAGALGAPVFAQGTAGLGELLGPTGGYLFSYPVAAAAVGYIAHGGLEFRSLAESSIPRMVAGMAAGTLVIYGFGVPFMWWNLDMTVQTAIISGAVVFVPAEAAKMAAAVGLVRSNAIRAE; encoded by the coding sequence ATGAGTCAGACCTCGACCGCCGACGTCGACCTCGTCGGCGAGGAGATAGCGGTGAACATCGCACAGTCGGCCGTGTTTGCGGCCCTCATCGGTGCGTTCGCGTACGTGGCGATTCCGTATCCCCTCTCGCCGGCGCCGGTAACGCTGCAGGTACTCGGCGTCTTCCTCGCGGGACTCCTTTTGGGGCCGACGTGGGGGGCCGCCTCGATGGTGCTGTATCTGGCCGCCGGCGCCCTCGGCGCGCCGGTTTTCGCACAGGGGACGGCCGGCCTCGGGGAACTCCTCGGGCCGACCGGCGGGTACCTGTTCTCTTATCCCGTCGCGGCGGCCGCCGTCGGCTATATCGCCCACGGGGGCCTGGAGTTCCGTTCGCTCGCTGAGAGTTCCATCCCACGGATGGTCGCCGGGATGGCCGCCGGCACGCTCGTCATCTACGGGTTCGGTGTCCCCTTCATGTGGTGGAACCTCGACATGACGGTCCAGACGGCGATTATTAGCGGCGCCGTCGTCTTCGTTCCCGCCGAGGCGGCCAAGATGGCCGCCGCCGTCGGTCTCGTCCGCAGTAACGCGATTCGCGCCGAATGA
- a CDS encoding conditioned medium-induced protein 4, with translation MDEKTEELRELFVDVTDAETVTEQQENPRGSIADDGSDDGRLGDIVARMREEFGFDTSLSDDDLVTVVEGFYGGDSDTAIAEELGVAPDTVFRARLDLHLIRDRDADAPFDLADLRNLLGEDASTGDIAAELDVAPDTVRRYRRVLRAREEARSVSERFRSEFEDVVADADLTARLTTDMKEDGLQDATDGMETNVSF, from the coding sequence ATGGACGAAAAAACCGAGGAGCTTCGGGAGTTGTTCGTCGACGTTACGGACGCGGAGACCGTAACGGAGCAACAGGAAAACCCCCGTGGCTCCATTGCCGATGACGGCTCCGACGACGGCCGTCTCGGCGATATCGTCGCTCGTATGCGCGAGGAATTCGGCTTCGACACCTCGCTTTCCGACGACGACCTCGTCACCGTCGTCGAGGGGTTTTACGGTGGGGATTCCGACACGGCCATCGCCGAGGAACTCGGCGTCGCTCCGGATACCGTCTTCCGCGCTCGCCTCGACCTCCATCTGATTCGCGACCGCGACGCCGACGCCCCCTTCGACCTCGCCGACCTCCGGAACCTGCTCGGCGAGGACGCCTCGACGGGCGATATCGCCGCGGAACTCGACGTCGCTCCGGATACCGTCCGCCGCTATCGACGCGTTCTCCGCGCACGTGAGGAAGCACGTAGCGTCAGCGAGCGCTTCCGCAGCGAGTTCGAGGACGTCGTCGCCGACGCCGACCTGACCGCCCGCCTGACGACCGACATGAAGGAAGACGGCCTGCAGGACGCCACCGACGGGATGGAGACGAACGTTTCCTTCTGA
- a CDS encoding DUF120 domain-containing protein: protein MSQSTERVGHDELATLKLVALDGALEGRVTVTCATLADRLDASNQTASRRLQRLEDADLLEREMAGDGQRVAVTEAGERALQREYADYRRLFEGDADVELTGIVTSGMGEGRHYISLPGYMEQFRERLDYEPFEGTLNVDLDDDSVRARARMDALDPVGIDGWEDDERTYGPAFCWPATIETADGRRYEQAHVIAPERTHHGEDQLEIIAPDKLREELDLEDDDHVTIHVSEQ from the coding sequence ATGTCACAGTCAACCGAGCGCGTCGGACACGACGAGTTGGCGACGCTGAAACTCGTCGCCCTCGATGGCGCGCTCGAGGGTCGGGTCACGGTGACGTGTGCGACACTCGCCGACCGACTCGACGCCTCGAACCAGACCGCTTCCCGCCGCCTCCAGCGACTCGAAGACGCCGACCTCCTCGAACGCGAGATGGCCGGCGATGGCCAGCGGGTCGCCGTCACGGAGGCCGGCGAACGCGCCCTCCAGCGTGAATACGCCGACTATCGCCGCCTCTTCGAGGGCGACGCCGACGTCGAACTCACCGGTATCGTCACCAGCGGCATGGGCGAGGGTCGCCACTACATCTCCCTGCCCGGTTACATGGAGCAGTTCCGCGAGCGCCTCGACTACGAACCGTTCGAGGGCACGCTCAACGTCGACCTCGACGACGACAGCGTCCGCGCCCGCGCTCGGATGGACGCTCTGGACCCCGTCGGTATCGACGGCTGGGAGGACGACGAACGCACCTACGGGCCCGCCTTCTGTTGGCCCGCCACCATCGAAACGGCGGACGGCCGCCGCTACGAGCAGGCCCACGTCATCGCGCCGGAACGGACCCACCACGGCGAGGACCAACTCGAAATCATCGCCCCGGACAAACTCCGCGAGGAACTAGACCTCGAAGACGACGACCACGTCACCATCCATGTCTCAGAGCAGTAA
- a CDS encoding energy-coupling factor ABC transporter ATP-binding protein has translation MIAAEDLTHRYGETAALDGVSLAIDDGEFVVIAGANGSGKTTLVRHFNGLLSPDEGEVRVDGESVEDNPVLARTTVGMVFQNPRDCFVAATVGEDVAFGPENLGLPREEIESRVATALEAVDMADQRAARIDQLSGGEQARVAIAGALAMDPDHLVLDEPFTGLDWPAQKAVLERLDELAAAGTSIVVVTHGLRDLLERADRVVALSAGRIAFDEPPEQARDRLADADIRPC, from the coding sequence ATGATTGCCGCCGAGGACCTGACGCATCGCTACGGCGAAACCGCCGCCCTCGACGGCGTCTCCCTTGCCATCGACGACGGCGAGTTCGTCGTCATCGCGGGCGCGAACGGCTCCGGCAAGACGACGCTGGTGCGGCATTTCAACGGCCTGCTATCGCCCGACGAGGGTGAGGTCCGTGTCGACGGCGAGTCCGTCGAGGACAATCCCGTCCTCGCTCGGACGACCGTCGGGATGGTGTTTCAGAACCCCCGCGACTGCTTCGTCGCCGCGACGGTCGGCGAGGACGTCGCCTTCGGTCCCGAGAACCTCGGCCTACCGCGGGAGGAAATCGAATCACGCGTCGCGACCGCGCTCGAAGCGGTCGATATGGCCGACCAGCGGGCGGCCCGCATCGACCAACTCTCCGGTGGCGAACAGGCCCGCGTCGCCATCGCCGGCGCCCTGGCGATGGACCCCGACCATCTCGTCCTCGACGAACCCTTTACGGGACTGGACTGGCCGGCCCAGAAGGCAGTCCTCGAACGCCTCGACGAACTCGCTGCGGCCGGAACCAGCATCGTCGTCGTTACCCACGGCCTGCGTGACCTGCTGGAACGGGCCGACCGCGTCGTCGCGCTCTCGGCGGGCCGAATCGCCTTCGACGAACCGCCGGAGCAGGCGCGTGACCGTCTCGCGGATGCCGATATTCGACCGTGCTGA
- the ribB gene encoding 3,4-dihydroxy-2-butanone-4-phosphate synthase, with product MSQSSNTTQPKRGVDDAIAAFAAGRPVLVHDAADREGEVDLVYPAAAVDSDAVARMRNDAGGLICVALADDVCERWELPFVQEVIDHPAGASHELGYDERSSFSLTVNHRDTFTGITDEDRALTISKLGEAAASVRRASEIAGDAAEDAIAPDAEAFAQQFRAPGHVHLLRAAPDLLGDREGHTELGLVLAEAADTEPAVVVCEMMDDESGGALSPAAARTYADRHGFPYVEGSELIARLG from the coding sequence ATGTCTCAGAGCAGTAATACCACCCAGCCGAAACGCGGCGTCGACGACGCCATCGCGGCCTTCGCCGCCGGCCGACCCGTCCTCGTCCACGACGCCGCCGACCGCGAGGGCGAGGTCGACCTCGTCTACCCCGCCGCGGCCGTCGATTCGGACGCCGTCGCCCGGATGCGCAACGACGCGGGCGGCCTCATCTGTGTCGCGCTGGCCGACGACGTCTGCGAGCGCTGGGAGTTGCCCTTCGTGCAGGAGGTCATCGACCACCCGGCCGGTGCTTCCCATGAACTCGGCTACGACGAGCGCTCGTCGTTCTCGCTGACGGTCAACCACCGCGACACGTTCACCGGAATCACCGACGAGGACCGTGCGCTCACCATCTCGAAACTCGGCGAGGCCGCCGCGAGCGTCCGCCGCGCGAGCGAAATCGCCGGCGACGCCGCCGAGGACGCCATCGCTCCCGACGCGGAGGCCTTCGCCCAGCAGTTCCGCGCGCCGGGCCACGTCCACCTCCTCCGTGCCGCGCCGGACCTGCTCGGCGACCGGGAGGGACACACCGAACTCGGCCTCGTCCTCGCGGAAGCGGCCGACACCGAACCCGCCGTCGTCGTCTGTGAGATGATGGACGACGAGTCCGGCGGCGCGCTCTCGCCTGCCGCGGCCCGCACCTACGCCGACCGGCACGGTTTCCCCTACGTCGAGGGGAGCGAACTCATCGCCCGCCTCGGCTAG